In Microbacterium binotii, one DNA window encodes the following:
- the topA gene encoding type I DNA topoisomerase, producing MGSQTTTKSGKTLVIVESPTKMTSIQGYLGDDYEVLSSVGHIRDLASKKDIPAEKKAAYGKYSIDVDNGFDPFYVVNDRKTKTVAELKRAVKDASEVLLATDEDREGEAIAWHLLEVLKPKVPVKRMVFHEITKDAIRAAAENTRELDLALVDAQETRRVLDRLYGWDVSPVLWRKVGSGREGAALSAGRVQSAATRLVVDRERERMSFVSASYWDIETLAVKGDQSFTARLARLDGAPLARGTDFDDKGQLKKAVVVLTEEDVRALAAAIESVGTAQVSALESKPGTRSPRAPFTTSTLQQEAGRKLSMSAKHTMSVAQRLYEKGYITYMRTDSTSLSKQAIEAAREQAVSLYGDRAVPANPRVYASKSKNAQEAHEAIRPSGEHFRTPASVASHLDRDEQRVYDLIWKRTVASQMADAKYETTTVTLALTADKKALEFTASGTVYTFKGFLEAYEEGRDEKRADADKADDQSLPALSVGDELATREVEPKGHSTSPKPRYTEASLVKALEEKGIGRPSTFASIIDVILDRGYVSKRGQALVPSWLAFSVVRLLEQHFSDLVDYDFTAALEDDLDAIARGEQRREQWLREFYFGSENHVGLRHIVDNLGDIDARELNATRITDTATLRFGKYGPYLEVVDPADPEAKPRIINIPDELAPDELTAEKAQELVDAPIAGDRVLGENPDNGKLIVVKDGRFGPYVQEVDPVDPDAVDEATGEVAEAPKKRGAKKEAAPKPRTASLFKSMSVDTVDLDTALKLLELPRVVGVDPATEEEITAQNGRYGPYLKKGTDSRSLDSEQQIFDITIEEALERYAQPKYGARRASSALKEFDADPVSGKPIKIKDGRFGAYVTDGETNATIPRGETVDDVDFERAKQLLADKRAKGPAPKRTSARKTTTRKTPAKK from the coding sequence ATGGGTTCTCAGACCACGACGAAGAGCGGCAAGACGCTCGTGATCGTCGAGTCGCCGACCAAGATGACCTCGATCCAGGGCTACCTGGGTGATGACTACGAGGTGCTCAGCTCCGTGGGGCACATCCGTGACCTCGCGAGCAAAAAGGACATTCCGGCCGAGAAGAAGGCCGCGTACGGCAAGTACTCGATCGACGTCGACAACGGCTTCGACCCCTTCTACGTGGTCAACGACCGCAAGACCAAGACCGTCGCCGAGCTCAAGCGGGCGGTGAAGGATGCGAGCGAGGTCCTGCTCGCCACCGATGAAGACCGCGAAGGCGAAGCCATCGCGTGGCACCTGCTCGAGGTGCTCAAGCCCAAGGTCCCCGTCAAGCGCATGGTGTTCCACGAGATCACCAAGGACGCCATCCGCGCCGCCGCCGAGAACACGCGCGAGCTCGATCTGGCCCTCGTGGACGCGCAGGAGACCCGTCGCGTGCTCGACCGTCTCTACGGCTGGGACGTCTCGCCCGTGCTGTGGCGCAAGGTCGGAAGCGGCCGCGAGGGCGCCGCCCTGAGCGCCGGTCGCGTGCAGTCCGCGGCCACCCGTCTCGTCGTCGACCGGGAGCGCGAGCGCATGTCGTTCGTCTCGGCGAGCTACTGGGACATCGAGACGCTCGCCGTCAAGGGCGACCAGTCGTTCACCGCGCGCCTGGCCCGCCTCGACGGCGCACCGCTCGCGCGCGGCACGGACTTCGACGACAAGGGCCAACTGAAGAAGGCCGTGGTCGTCCTCACCGAAGAAGACGTGCGCGCGCTGGCCGCGGCCATCGAGAGCGTCGGCACGGCACAGGTCTCCGCGCTCGAATCGAAGCCGGGAACCCGCAGCCCTCGAGCGCCGTTCACGACCTCGACACTGCAGCAGGAGGCCGGCCGCAAGCTCTCGATGAGCGCGAAGCACACGATGAGTGTCGCCCAGCGTCTCTACGAGAAGGGGTACATCACCTATATGCGCACCGACTCGACCTCGCTCTCGAAGCAGGCGATCGAGGCGGCGCGCGAGCAGGCAGTGAGCCTCTACGGCGACCGCGCCGTGCCCGCGAACCCGCGCGTGTACGCGAGCAAGAGCAAGAACGCGCAGGAGGCGCACGAGGCCATCCGTCCCTCTGGCGAGCACTTCCGCACGCCCGCATCCGTCGCCTCCCACCTCGATCGCGACGAGCAGCGGGTGTACGACCTGATCTGGAAGCGCACGGTCGCGAGCCAGATGGCCGACGCCAAGTACGAGACCACCACCGTCACGCTCGCGCTGACGGCGGACAAGAAGGCGCTCGAGTTCACCGCATCCGGCACCGTCTACACCTTCAAGGGCTTCCTGGAGGCGTACGAGGAGGGCCGCGATGAGAAGCGTGCCGACGCCGACAAGGCCGACGACCAGTCGCTGCCCGCCCTGAGCGTCGGCGACGAGCTGGCCACGCGCGAAGTGGAGCCCAAGGGGCACTCGACGTCACCGAAGCCGCGCTACACCGAAGCGAGCCTCGTGAAGGCGCTGGAGGAGAAGGGCATCGGTCGTCCTTCCACGTTCGCCAGCATCATCGACGTCATCCTCGACCGCGGCTACGTCTCCAAGCGCGGTCAGGCCCTCGTGCCCAGCTGGCTCGCCTTCAGCGTCGTGCGTCTGCTCGAGCAGCACTTCTCCGACCTGGTCGACTACGACTTCACGGCGGCGCTCGAGGACGACCTCGACGCGATCGCCCGCGGCGAGCAGCGACGTGAGCAGTGGCTGCGGGAGTTCTACTTCGGTTCCGAGAACCACGTCGGGCTCCGTCACATCGTCGACAATCTCGGCGACATCGACGCGCGCGAGCTCAACGCCACTCGGATCACCGACACCGCGACGCTCCGCTTCGGCAAGTACGGTCCGTACCTCGAGGTGGTCGACCCTGCGGATCCCGAGGCCAAGCCCCGCATCATCAACATCCCCGACGAGCTGGCGCCCGATGAACTGACCGCCGAGAAGGCGCAGGAGCTCGTCGACGCTCCGATCGCCGGCGACCGCGTGCTGGGCGAGAACCCCGACAACGGCAAGCTCATCGTCGTCAAGGACGGCCGTTTCGGGCCCTACGTCCAGGAAGTCGATCCCGTCGATCCGGATGCGGTGGACGAGGCGACCGGTGAGGTCGCCGAAGCGCCCAAGAAGCGCGGCGCGAAGAAGGAAGCCGCGCCCAAGCCCCGCACCGCCTCGCTCTTCAAGAGCATGTCGGTCGACACCGTCGATCTCGACACGGCGCTCAAGCTGCTCGAGCTGCCGCGCGTCGTCGGTGTGGACCCGGCGACCGAAGAGGAGATCACCGCTCAGAACGGCCGCTACGGTCCGTACCTGAAGAAGGGCACGGACTCGCGCTCGCTCGACTCCGAGCAGCAGATCTTCGACATCACCATCGAGGAGGCGCTCGAGCGGTACGCACAGCCCAAGTACGGCGCCAGGCGCGCATCCAGCGCTCTGAAGGAGTTCGACGCCGACCCGGTCAGCGGCAAGCCGATCAAGATCAAGGACGGCCGCTTCGGTGCCTACGTCACCGACGGTGAGACGAACGCGACCATCCCGCGCGGCGAGACGGTCGACGACGTCGACTTCGAGCGGGCGAAGCAGCTGCTCGCCGACAAGCGCGCCAAGGGCCCTGCGCCCAAGCGCACCTCGGCGCGCAAGACGACCACTCGCAAGACGCCCGCGAAGAAGTGA
- the tmk gene encoding dTMP kinase, which translates to MTAATPSGLWITFEGGDGSGKTTQAGLLEQWLRESGRTVVRTREPGGTEVGVLVRDIVLHHRGEVAARAEALLYAADRAQHVETLVRPALARGEIVVQDRYLDSSVAYQGAGRVLDAGEIRQLSLWATGGALPDVTVLLDLDPASARSRLDAADKPFDRLEAEKDEFHARVRAAFLDLAAGEPQRFLVMDATAGVEEIAAVIRDRVASLLPPVDADGSVDGRG; encoded by the coding sequence GTGACCGCCGCGACGCCGTCGGGTCTGTGGATCACCTTCGAGGGTGGTGACGGCTCGGGAAAGACCACGCAGGCGGGCCTGCTCGAGCAGTGGCTGCGCGAGTCTGGACGCACGGTTGTGCGGACCCGCGAGCCCGGGGGCACGGAGGTCGGCGTTCTCGTGCGCGACATCGTGCTGCACCACCGCGGCGAGGTCGCGGCGCGGGCCGAGGCGCTGCTGTACGCGGCGGATCGCGCCCAGCACGTCGAGACGCTCGTACGGCCCGCCCTGGCTCGCGGCGAGATCGTAGTGCAGGACCGCTACCTCGACTCGTCCGTCGCGTACCAGGGCGCCGGACGCGTGTTGGATGCGGGGGAGATCCGCCAGCTGTCCCTCTGGGCCACCGGGGGCGCCCTGCCGGATGTGACCGTGCTGCTGGATCTCGACCCCGCATCCGCACGCTCCCGCCTCGATGCCGCCGACAAGCCGTTCGATCGCCTGGAAGCGGAGAAGGACGAGTTCCACGCGCGGGTGCGCGCCGCTTTCTTGGACCTCGCCGCGGGTGAACCGCAGCGCTTCCTCGTGATGGATGCGACCGCGGGTGTCGAGGAGATCGCGGCCGTCATCCGCGATCGTGTCGCAAGCCTGCTGCCTCCTGTGGACGCTGACGGGAGCGTCGACGGCCGCG